The genomic region gcaggcaggggtcaataaaccagagagggtgcaaaaggtcaagaacagcaggcagggtcagggcaggcaggggtcaataatccagagagggtgcaaaaggtccagaacagcaggcagggtcagggcaggcaagggtcaataatccagagaggatgcaaaaggtccagaacagcaggcagggtcagggcaggcaggggtcaataatccagagagggtgcaaaaggtccagaacagaaggcagggtcagggcaggcaggggtcaataatccagtgaggtggggcagaggtatagaacggcaggcagaacggtaaaaaaaagaaaagagaaggACTAGAAAACAGGCGCAAGACCAGACAGACCCAGGGGAACAAACgttgtgaaacaaacaaactggcaacagacaaacagagaacacaggtatatgCCCAGTATAAATATACTGGGCATAattgggaagatgggcaacacctggagggggtgtagacaatcacaaagacaggtgaaacagatcagtgtgtgacacaaccaccaatttgacagagcttgaagaatttttaaaagaataatgggcaaatgtcgCACAATCCAGGCAAGATTTTTCCAGAAAGACTCacggctgtaattgctgccaatggtgcttctacaaagtattgattcaggggtgtgaatacttatgtaaatgagatatttctgtatttctttttTAATAAATGAGTTAAAAATGTCTAAGAAGTTGTcttcactttatcattatggggtactatGTGTAGatatgtaatttaaaaaaatcaagaAGGACTGAtctttataatatatatatatatatatatacagtgccttgcgaaagtattcggcccccttgaactttgcgaccttttgccacatttcaggcttcaaacataaagatataaaactgtatttttttgtgaagaatcaacaacaagtgggacacaatcatgaaatggaacgacatttattggatatttcaaacttttttaacaaatcaaaaactgaaaaaatgggcgtgcaaaactttttaacaattcaaaaactcaaaaaatgggcgtgcaaaaatgggcgtgcaaaatgaacttatcctctgcagcagaggtaactctgggttttcctttcccgtggcggtcctcatgagagtcagtttcatcatagtgattgatggtttttgtgactgcacttgaaactttcaaagtaatttaaattttccgcattgactgaccttcatgtcttaaagtaatgaaggaCTGTCTttcctctttgcttatttaagctgttcttgccataatatgaattTGTTTTTTGAACAAATAGGACTATATTCTgtaaaccacccctaccttgtcacaacacaactgattggctcaaacgcattaagaagtaaagagattccacaaatgaacatttaacaaggcacacgtgttaattgaaatgcattccaggtgactcgctcatgaagctggttgagagaatgccaagagtgtgcaaagctgtcatcaaggcaaagggtggctactttgaagaaactcaaattaaacatatattttgatttatttaaccatttttggttactacatgattctatatgtgttatttcatagttctgatgtcttcactattattctacaatgtagaaaatagtacaaaataaagcaaaaccctggaatgagtaggtgtgtccaaacttttgaattttACTGTATATAAAATTGCCTAATTCTCACCAAAACCTTCCAAATGTTCACATCAAAAGGGTATTGCACAGAAAAACGTTGACCATCGGGTGCATTGCAAATTCAGAATCGCTGGACATCATAATAAACTAAAGTACCGATCATTGGGAATGAGATCCGAATGACTGCTAAGGCTTGATCCATAAATTCAATAATGAAATAGGTAGTCTagctgttcaggggcagaacgacagatttttaccctgtcagctcggggattcgatcttgcaaccttttggttactagtccaacgctctaaccatgaCAGCAAATGGAAGAAAAAGAACAAGTTCGATTGTGCTGATTTAATGGCACAttgaaccatgtctctctccgtAGTGTAATCTGTGGGTAGTGCTTTTTTTCCCTCTCGAGTCACTTTACACACAGAATATCTCGACGAACATAGAATCGCATGGTTTAGCCGTCTCTCTGTGACTGTGATAACTTAAGAACAAAGCTGACGACAAATATGAAGTTGCCGATGTCTTTGCAATTTATACAAAAAAGCGACGTATAAAAAGATGCTCAAATGAAAACCGAGATGACCACATTAAGATATAAACAGTCAGCCCTATTTCAATCATATGAAATACATTTCCTGTTCAATCAATTGTTCTATTTTTCTACTTATAGGCAACTGTTTGTGATTTGTCTCAACATATTTCATGATGTGAAGCCTAACATGTGCGCAATGATGTGCCACATCAGTGATTTAGAGACATTTTTATtgggtaagcattagaataaACTGCCTAAATATTTACAGCCGTAGCTGTTAATATCTctcagtattgtgaaataattataATGTTAAGGAAAGATCTTCGGCCATTGTAGGAAAGATGCATCATTAAAGATGCAATACGCAGAAATCGCTCCCCCATTTCCCGGTTGctgaaattctaatagtttgcctaatttcagtttatgtcagaaaacaagcagtcattgtgtagagaatcattgtaccatctaaaccgctgtgaaatatattttccctaaccaaaaatattgtattttcagctgtttgaagctggtgttcaAAACTGAATGTAAAATACTCaaaaacgggaagcatagaaatagcttacatagaacagatctctcacttcttagacttgctttcaatgagaatgacagatctttaACATACATTTCtgtgtgaatttggtcgggtcaccCAAAAACCtacatattgtagctttaaaACACTTATAAGCCTACATTTCACTGCTATCAGGAAACCAGGTGACCGGTATGGAGGACTTAGCTAGGGCATTGATTGGCACATCATATGGCAGTGAAGAGTGTATGGATGGCGGTGAACCTGGAGACGTGTTTATAATAGAAGGTAAACAAGAGACCAAGCCACCTGCCAGCACACTTAATTTCTGTGCCTGGAAAAGAGGAGAATAAAGCAGGGGAACTTGATGTGCACTCCTCTGCCCCAacttctcccccactccctcctttGCCCCAAAAACAGACCCAAGAAAGTGTCAGCACAGCAGAACCAGTTGGCTCACAAATGTGAGAGGATGTACGTTCACAAGCCAAGATCACACTTATAGCAAGATCTAGAATAGATTTGTATCCCGTAGGTAACAGATCTAGAATAGATTGTCTCCCATAGGTAACGAAGACAGTGGACTCAAACTTGAACCTGAGTATTCTACTATAGAGATCTCTGAACAAATGGAGCTAAATTTATCCAAACTCATTCACAGCTTCCACCAATCTCCTAAACCCACAATTACAGAGGCCACTGCCGAAGAAGGGCTCAGAGCACTGGAGGAGAATGAGGAAGACCTTTTTGTGATTGACTCAATGGTTCCTTTAAGAAGCAACATACGTACAAAAcagtcccactcctcctccttgtCATCTGCCATTGTGATAGAACAGTTTCAAACAGGTAACTGAGAGTAAAGCAGTTAACAACACaatcttattttttttaattataatTGTTCACAAAACATCTAAGCATTTCCTCTTCCATGTGCTTGCTCTTTTTTCTTCAGACAGGGAACAAACTCAAACCATTCCTGACATACAAACAACTGAGTCGTTGGCAGCATCATCCCCTGACGTGAACAAAACAATCGATCAACGCTTAAAAAAATGGTAAATAACCATTTTGTAGTGCTTAGTGTCTATTAATGTATCTTAGTGTAACGATGCTTAGGCCTACTGTATCATTAACTGAGATAATAATTTcacactctcttgctctctctgactctgtcagACAAGGGTAAGCTCTGGCCTGCGCTCCCTGTCCTCTATGGTGTGTTTGGCACCATAACACATCAGAACCTGAATGGAGGCCCCTGTGTGCTGGGCCTGGGCCCCTGGGTGGAGCTCATGCCAAACAACTGCGTTGGGCAGCATCACTCGAAAGCAGCTCCATATGCCGTGTCTATGAtgacccccctccaccaccacagaCTGAGAAACCATGTCATCATAAGGGTGGAGGAGGACCCACTACCAACAGCATCTCTCCCCTACTGTGGCAGTGAGCATCCTCTCCTTCATAGAGCATCCTCTCCTTCATAGAGTTCGACATGTGTCCTCTGTCACAATCAACCTCCGCATCGACAACGTGCTCCACCGTGACCATGGACACCTGATAGGGGTGGGCAGTCACTTCACAGCCCCACCCCCTTCTTCCTGGACACACCAAGCTGGAGCTGACCTCTCACTGCAGGACAGTGAGATCACAACCATCTCTCACACCTCTGGTGGCTATGGCTGGATGCTGCAACTCCTGACAATTTCAGAGCCAAGGAGCAACCACAGCCAAAGCCAGAGGCTCATTCAGTCATTGCAGGCTTCTGGTCAGATCCTTCAGCCATCTCCAACCCCTGAGCACCAAGAGGAGGAAGTTCCAATGATGTACACATGTCTATGGTTCCAGACAAGGTGAATGAGCCAGGGGTCACTCAGGAGGGTCCAGTATGGGCAGCAgtgactttttttattttttttatttaactaggcaagtcttttaagaacaaattcttatttacaatgatggcctaccaaggagaattgggttaactgccctgttcaggggcagcctttcagttactggcccaacactctaaccactataggtacacttcaactatgacagacaaaatgtgaagaaaaaaaatccagaaaatcacattgtaggatttttaatgaatttatttgcaatttatggtggaaaataagtatttggtcacctacaaacaagcaagatttctggctctcacagacctgtaacttcttctttaagaggctcctctgtgctccactcgttacctggattaatggcacctgtttgaacttattatcagtataaaagacacctgtccacaacctcaaacagtcacactccaaactccactatggtcaagaccaaagagctgtcaaaggacaccagaaacaaaattgtagacctgcaccaggctgggaagactgaatctgcaataggtaagcagcttggtttgaagaaatcaactgtgggagcaattattaggaaatggaagacatacaagaccactgataatctccctcgatctggtgctccacacaagatctcacccgtggggtcaaaatgatcacaagaatggtgagcaaaaatcacagaaccacacggggggacctagtgaatgacctgcagagagctgggaccaaagtaacaaagcctaccatcagtaacacactacgccgcctgggactcaaatcctgcagtgccagacatgtccccctgcttaagccagtacatgtccaggcccgtctgaagtttgctagagagcatttggatgatccagaagaagattgggagaatgtcatatggtcagatcaaaccaaaatagaactttttggtaaaaactcaactcgtcgtgtttggaggacaaagaatgctgagttgcatccaaagaacaccatacctactgtgaagcatgggggtggaagcatcatgctttggggctgtttttctgcaaagggaccaggacgactgatccgtgtaaaggaaagaatgaatggggccatgtatcgtaagattttgagtgaaaacctccttccatcagcaagggcattgaagatgaaacgtggctgggtctttcagcatgacaatgatcccaaacacaccgcctgggcaatgaaggagtggcttcgtaagaagcatttcaaggtcctggagtggcctagccagtctccagatctcaaccccatagaaaatctttggagaagttgaaagtctgtgttgtccagcaacagccccaaaacatcactgctctagaggagatctgcatggaggaatgggccaaaataccagcaacagtgtgtgaaaacatttgtgaagacttacagaaaatgtttgacctctgtcattgccaacaaagtgtatataacaaagtattgagataaacttttgttattgaccaaatacttattttccaccataatttgcaaattaattcattacaaatcctacaatgtgattttctggattttttttctcattttgtctgtcatagttgaagtgtacctatgatgaaaattacaggcctctctcatatttttaagtgggaaaacttgcacaattgtggctgactaaatacttttttgccccactgtatatatcatgTTATGTTTCTGattaaatgaataaaacattaaATCCCGACTCCTGAGTGTTATTGCAATTATTGTGGTTTATTATATAGGCTAGTTTATATCCCTGCTCTAATAAGAGCAGAGATTAACAGTTCGTACAGTCTATAACTGGAAAGATAGCCTACATAAAGAGGACACAATAACAATCATAGTTAAAAATCAAAAGTTGATGTGCCATACTAATTGATTAACTAGCCTCTGATTGATTTAGACCAGCTAACAGTGCTTCAGGAGGTTCTGTGAGTCGAGAACGATAGAGAAAGGCACTGTGAACAGACATACTTTATAGtcaataactatttgtttagcacttttgaaatgtatagtgacagaattcagaacacgggccattcttacagtgttctccctgtaacATCAAGTTAGCAGCCTAGGATaaataaagggttctttaaagcagacaatgaaagctcttaaaaTATTAGCGGGCCTccaagttaacagttgttttgagcgaggcacaaatcatgcttcattgacagcatggccaattttgaatgtttatcatttaaaaaaagagcCCCTTAATTCCAGGTTTGTgaccacacagccactgtcactgattccttccaaaccactcattgaaTTTgccatttccaacttgttgtgtaatgtccaatggctgatgagcaccaatacgtcttatctataatttctcttcattatttctcttcatacgATAAGGATTttaaaggatttgccagtagattgttaacttgattcatgatgatgactgctagctaagattttgaaagtatgatgttgacctGATCAGTCCAAtccaagctactgtacatataaagtGATTTGACTTCATTTTATCTGTGGTCAATGACCTTGAGCcatcttggatgggcacttctatggCAGCAGCCGAAGGGCTAGAATTTTCAATGTCTCCTCTTACACTTCGCAGTGATGTgaagtccccatgagtgacagagctctgaggcatatatatatatatataatttagttAATAAAgacgcatatatatatatatatatatatatattgtaacgaccctgggtttataaccgCGGAAATCGACactgccgcacgagcatgcttttgcggcacagtcgatagcgcgccggacctcgggctcgaaggtcgagggttcgagacctgctccctgctgtgtcattacaatatatatatttttttatgtttgcaaactgttatgtgacacgtattaatgcccaAATAACATTCAAAACAGGCAAGCCCTCCCAAAAAATAATATGTGGGGCtcagccccacctgccctgaatgacgggtcgcgaCGGCACCGGCACCTCAATTGGCctgcatttctatctgcaacttaACCGGGAACGCTAATAAGTAGTGTAAAAAATGTCAATTCTGATTGGTCTTTCAATTAGGCAAGCCGTTTAAATTTGGGGCAACTTCTACCAGAGACCTCAGTGAACTCGCGTATTAGCGCAATTGCACAGACTTTTGTGTGTATCACCATGCGAAAAACGATTAGAGATGTGATGTCGTGTAAACATCCTATATTGTGTTTTACGGTGATGGCAACGATTAGCTCTGTGTTAACCCCTTGCTATGGCCAGATTCCAGACGCAAGCATTTCAATGCCAAATGCCAAAATTCATCCGACGATTGTCCGATCCGGGAGGCTTGTAGTTGGGAATAAATTGGTCCTACTGAGAAGGGTGGGTTTCGAAGTAACCAATGATGAATCCGCCACTTCTGACCGCATCAAGACTCAAAACGGATCTCTTGCATTTGAGGCTGGTAATCAGGCTGGACAGCCTgcatcacaaggtaagccaccaGGCCTCCCTTTTTTCCAGTTTGTAAATCATGTAGCGGTAACCTAATAGTGAAATGCTATATTGCTTCAACACATCGTTGGTCAGTCTTTGCATCCACAGCTGAACTTAGTAGATACATTGGTTTAGCCCCATTCTAGCTACAGATTGTAACACCAGCTAATGTGATTTAACCAACACATTTGACCATTTTATACTGGTAGTTACATGTGTGGCTATACAACACGTTCCTCTGTGTTAATGTTCTCAAATGTCTCCAGTTGCAGGGTGTCTGTTTGAATTTTAGATGTCTgcaaaaacaattttttaaaatgaatCCAATGATGTGTACACCTCATCTTGTCTTCTCGTTGCTTGAAATGGGTGTATGTCCTGACATGTGGCAGGTGGTTCCACCCCAAAGTGTCTCAATTGGTGATTTGAAAGGGGTAAGATGGCTGTGTTCACTGTTGGACTACTTCATGGACCACAACATTTAGTTTAAAAAGGCTGTGTTTTCTAAATTCAGATGGACCCCCTGCAACTGGCCAGACTTCAGACTTCTGTTTTGCTGAATGGAGGACTAAAATGTTAGAGCCCtttgtttgaatcccagattgccccttaaAGGTGGCACATGTTTGAGCCTTCGCAAATCCTGTTTATTCATTCCCTCTCCCAGAATGGCACAAGTTGGATGCTAAACTCCAGCATATGGGGCCATCAGTACAGTGTAGCAATGAAACAATGACTCTTCGGGTCAAAGGGGGAAGAGCTCCACATTTTCTGGTCGACGGCGGTAAGTAGAATGTGCCCACTAAGTAAGAAAAATATTACACACTGATGCTGCTTATGCATGTAGGTTGCGTAGCCCTATATGAGTTGGTTTAGCCTGAGGTATTTCTGTCTTGTGCAGGTGATGGGTCTCCTGTTCTTCCCCTGTCCCGAATGCCAACTCACTGTGGCTTCTCTGTGAAGCGGTCACGCAGGGATGTGTTTTTTGTCGCACCATACCAAGGCTGCCATGTCACTCAAGAGGTGATATTTCCTCCATGGAGGCTTTCCCTTACTAAAAAATGTTAAAATTAATCATCTTGTACTGCTAAATGTTGATTTGAGCCTCTATTCACATGTTGGCTATTAAAGCACATTTACATGGGTTGCATCATGATACTGTTTTCCTTCATACAGGGGGGTAACTATGTTCTGCCACTCCGTCTGTGGGGGGCACCCATGACCATGTCTTGTCCTGTTGcaccacccccccctccctctgtctcctgctATTTATCTGGCATGGTGGTGAAGCTTTCCATGGCAGCGAATGCTCTTCAAGTCAAAGGTGGGTAATTCTTTGACATTGTTTCAGTGCACATGGTATATTTGGGCATATGAAATGTATTCATTTGAACCTATGGTGGATGAATGCTGATCCAAAAGTAATTAATTTCTATGAATGTTTGACAGTAGACTGGTGTATGCCCACAGTCTATTCTGTTGCTCACACTGAAATTGTTTTTCAGTGTCTGGTGTGTGGGAGCCACTTCTCGCAATCACCCAGCAATGTGGCTTAACTATTGAGCCATTCTTTGGAGGAGTGGTGATCACTGCACCATACACAGGACCCTGTGTGGAGTTGGAGGTAGTCCTTAATGTCATCTTGTGGTCATGAACGTGATCAAATGgtcactttttttgggggggttattTCCTGACTTttgtacttttttatttattttttaattcagGATGATGAGCGTTTGCTTTTTATGCTCTCGGGTGCTGGGGAGCTCACCCTCTCCTGCCCTGCAGGCCTCCCTCCAACTGAACCTGTTACGTCTGGATACCCTCTGTTCTACCAGTTGTCCCAGTACCATTTCCCTCCGTATCCCCCCCAACCACCCTCGTCCCCAACAGCAGCCACTACCATGTCTAAACAAACACATTCCCTTAAACCTTCTAGCCAGGCCATGCATATGCCACGTAAAGGAGACCCCCAGGTCCCACAAACACCTGAATTCCACCCGTTTTACCCATACCATTTTCCTCCATATCCCCCTCAACGCTATTTCCCAACATCAGCCCCCACTACCTCACCTAAACACACAAAATCCCCTCAACCTGTCACCCAGGTCCTGCATATGCCACCTAAAGCAGACCCCCAGGTCCCACAAACACCTGAATTCCACCCGTTTTACCCATACCATTTTCCTCCATATCCCCCTCAACGCTATTTCCCAACATCAGCCCCCACTACCTCACCTAAACACACAAAATCCCCTCAACCTGTCACCCAGGTCCTGCATATGCCACCTAAAGCAGACCCCCAGGTCCCACAAACACCTGAATTCCACCCGTTTTACCCATACCATTTTCCTCCATATCCCCCTCAACGCTATTTCCCAACATCAGCCCCCACTACCTCACCTAAACACACAAAATCCCCTCAACCTGTCACCCAGGTCCTGCATATGCCACCTAAAGCAGACCCCCAGGTCCCACAAACACCTGAATTCCACCCGTTTTACCCATACCATTTTCCTCCATATCCCCCTCAACGCTATTTCCCAACATCAGCCCCCACTACCTCACCTAAACACACAAATTCCCCTCAACCTGTCACC from Oncorhynchus kisutch isolate 150728-3 linkage group LG5, Okis_V2, whole genome shotgun sequence harbors:
- the LOC109891621 gene encoding extensin isoform X2: MRKTIRDVMSCKHPILCFTVMATISSVLTPCYGQIPDASISMPNAKIHPTIVRSGRLVVGNKLVLLRRVGFEVTNDESATSDRIKTQNGSLAFEAGNQAGQPASQEWHKLDAKLQHMGPSVQCSNETMTLRVKGGRAPHFLVDGGDGSPVLPLSRMPTHCGFSVKRSRRDVFFVAPYQGCHVTQEGGNYVLPLRLWGAPMTMSCPVAPPPPPSVSCYLSGMVVKLSMAANALQVKVSGVWEPLLAITQQCGLTIEPFFGGVVITAPYTGPCVELEDDERLLFMLSGAGELTLSCPAGLPPTEPVTSGYPLFYQLSQYHFPPYPPQPPSSPTAATTMSKQTHSLKPSSQAMHMPRKGDPQVPQTPEFHPFYPYHFPPYPPQRYFPTSAPTTSPKHTKSPQPVTQVLHMPPKADPQVPQTPEFHPFYPYHFPPYPPQRYFPTSAPTTSPKHTKSPQPVTQVLHMPPKADPQVPQTPEFHPFYPYHFPPYPPQRYFPTSAPTTSPKHTKSPQPVTQVLHMPPKADPQVPQTPEFHPFYPYHFPPYPPQRYFPTSAPTTSPKHTNSPQPVTQVPQPPEFHPFYPYHSPYPPQQRYFPTSAPTTSPKHTNSPQPVTQVPQPPEFHPFYPYPSPYPPQQRYFPTSAPTTSPKHTNSPQPATQALHMPPKGYPQVPQMFYPYHFTTHLPQPYFPSASTTTPKQTNQALHMPPKGYPQVPLSYQFPQYNFAGFFPQRSVPRAPPIASQLDNQNNPQKYHYSDSSYRQKSATPSVTASTIPGTTPQAQPKQPFMQYDQHPMVRSWNPYASALFPPHYGTVPYHYQGPRE
- the LOC109891621 gene encoding adhesive plaque matrix protein isoform X1, whose amino-acid sequence is MRKTIRDVMSCKHPILCFTVMATISSVLTPCYGQIPDASISMPNAKIHPTIVRSGRLVVGNKLVLLRRVGFEVTNDESATSDRIKTQNGSLAFEAGNQAGQPASQEWHKLDAKLQHMGPSVQCSNETMTLRVKGGRAPHFLVDGGDGSPVLPLSRMPTHCGFSVKRSRRDVFFVAPYQGCHVTQEGGNYVLPLRLWGAPMTMSCPVAPPPPPSVSCYLSGMVVKLSMAANALQVKVSGVWEPLLAITQQCGLTIEPFFGGVVITAPYTGPCVELEDDERLLFMLSGAGELTLSCPAGLPPTEPVTSGYPLFYQLSQYHFPPYPPQPPSSPTAATTMSKQTHSLKPSSQAMHMPRKGDPQVPQTPEFHPFYPYHFPPYPPQRYFPTSAPTTSPKHTKSPQPVTQVLHMPPKADPQVPQTPEFHPFYPYHFPPYPPQRYFPTSAPTTSPKHTKSPQPVTQVLHMPPKADPQVPQTPEFHPFYPYHFPPYPPQRYFPTSAPTTSPKHTKSPQPVTQVLHMPPKADPQVPQTPEFHPFYPYHFPPYPPQRYFPTSAPTTSPKHTNSPQPVTQVPQPPEFHPFYPYHSPYPPQQRYFPTSAPTTSPKHTNSPQPVTQVPQPPEFHPFYPYHSPYPPQQRYFPTSAPTTSPKHTNSPQPVTQVPQPPEFHPFYPYPSPYPPQQRYFPTSAPTTSPKHTNSPQPATQALHMPPKGYPQVPQMFYPYHFTTHLPQPYFPSASTTTPKQTNQALHMPPKGYPQVPLSYQFPQYNFAGFFPQRSVPRAPPIASQLDNQNNPQKYHYSDSSYRQKSATPSVTASTIPGTTPQAQPKQPFMQYDQHPMVRSWNPYASALFPPHYGTVPYHYQGPRE